Genomic segment of Pacificitalea manganoxidans:
TAGCCCGCGCGAAACCCCGTGCGGTCCTGCACCATCAGCGCCACAACCCCAAGCCCGCCAAGAGATCCCTTATGCCGGAACACCGCCAGAAGCCCCAGTCCGGTCAGCACACCAAACATCACGACGCCCAGCACCGGATTGAGATGCGCAATCCCCAGCCCCTGCGGCAGCAGGTCCGTGGTGATGGACAGCGCGGTCACGCAAGCGGCGGATTTCAAAGTGAATTCGCGCCCCAGCCGCTGCCATGAGAACAGGTAGAACGGCAGGTTCACGAGAAAGAACACCACGCCGAACGACCATCCGCTGAGATAGGAAATGATCAGCGCGATCCCCGCCGTCTGTCCGGTCAGAAACCCCAGATGCGCCAGAAACGTGATCCCGATGGAGCAGATCAGCACGCCAATCGACAGGCCCTGCAGGTCCTCCAGCGGAGTGTGCTGAACGCTATCGGGGGATGGAAGAGGATGAGGTGCGGGCATAACTGGATAATATGTCAGAAGCGCTGACCTGCAAGGGGGAAACTCAGCACGGGTCCAAATGCGCACGCGACGTTACAGGCATCAGGGCGAAGGCTGCGACGCGGTGACCGAAGGCCGGGAACGTCGTTAGAAACGGTGTATCTACTAAGTAGAAACAATCTATGCGTGTAGCCTGGGAATGACATTAAC
This window contains:
- a CDS encoding YitT family protein, with translation MPAPHPLPSPDSVQHTPLEDLQGLSIGVLICSIGITFLAHLGFLTGQTAGIALIISYLSGWSFGVVFFLVNLPFYLFSWQRLGREFTLKSAACVTALSITTDLLPQGLGIAHLNPVLGVVMFGVLTGLGLLAVFRHKGSLGGLGVVALMVQDRTGFRAGYVQTIVDVLIFGVALFLFPTRVVLFSLLGAVVLNTVIAFNHRRDRYIAN